The following are encoded in a window of Halosolutus halophilus genomic DNA:
- a CDS encoding DUF1326 domain-containing protein, which yields MEPPDDDVCNVSLAWHIEEGSYGDVDLSGVDVGMLISTAEGVMFDAETEWDVVLLVDETADDDQREAIEDIYFGRAGGIWAPVADTHVRSADVATVPISFSRDGSDFSVEIEDVLEMDASGAVGFNEEIGTISPHPLTKSHEVQTGKSTTATVSYGDQFTWDVSGNNAYLGDFELANA from the coding sequence CTGGAACCGCCGGACGACGACGTTTGTAACGTCTCGCTGGCGTGGCACATCGAGGAGGGAAGCTACGGCGACGTCGACCTGAGTGGGGTGGACGTCGGTATGCTCATCTCGACCGCGGAAGGGGTCATGTTCGACGCCGAGACGGAGTGGGACGTGGTGTTACTCGTCGACGAGACGGCCGACGACGACCAGCGCGAGGCCATCGAGGACATTTACTTCGGCCGCGCCGGCGGGATCTGGGCGCCCGTCGCTGACACACACGTCAGGTCCGCCGACGTCGCGACCGTACCGATCAGTTTCTCGCGCGACGGGTCGGACTTCTCCGTCGAGATCGAAGACGTCCTCGAGATGGACGCGAGCGGCGCGGTCGGGTTCAACGAGGAAATCGGCACGATCTCGCCCCACCCGCTGACGAAGAGTCACGAGGTACAGACCGGCAAGTCGACGACGGCGACCGTCTCCTACGGCGATCAGTTCACGTGGGACGTCTCGGGGAACAACGCTTACCTCGGTGACTTCGAACTGGCGAATGCCTGA
- a CDS encoding universal stress protein — translation MYTDVLIPTDGSDGTRRAITHGLTIADRFDATVHALSVVPEGPLGSLESDGARRAAQRAVARVEADARDGGLPVTTAVRRGVPHEEILDYADEEGVDLIVMGTQGRTGLDRVLVGSVTERLVRMADVPVVTVRLTDEISIEDVDEAIRLARERAESAGYPDVSIVGEPHRTSGSWIVNLETASGPVQVAVDAVSGEARIAERGEGD, via the coding sequence ATGTATACCGACGTGCTCATCCCAACGGATGGCAGCGACGGGACACGCCGGGCGATCACCCACGGGCTGACGATCGCCGATCGGTTCGACGCGACGGTGCACGCGCTGTCGGTCGTACCGGAGGGGCCACTCGGGTCCCTCGAGAGCGACGGGGCGAGGCGAGCGGCACAGCGAGCCGTCGCTCGCGTCGAGGCCGACGCCCGGGACGGCGGACTTCCCGTGACGACGGCGGTCCGCCGGGGGGTGCCACACGAGGAGATTCTCGACTACGCGGACGAGGAGGGCGTCGACCTGATCGTCATGGGGACGCAGGGACGGACCGGCCTCGATCGAGTCCTCGTCGGCAGCGTCACCGAACGGCTCGTCCGGATGGCCGACGTGCCGGTCGTCACCGTCAGACTGACCGACGAAATCAGCATCGAGGACGTGGACGAGGCGATCCGCCTCGCTCGCGAACGGGCCGAATCGGCCGGTTACCCGGACGTCTCGATCGTCGGGGAGCCACACCGAACCAGCGGGTCGTGGATCGTCAACCTCGAGACCGCGTCCGGGCCGGTCCAGGTCGCCGTCGACGCCGTCAGCGGCGAGGCGCGGATCGCCGAACGGGGCGAGGGCGACTGA
- a CDS encoding creatininase family protein translates to MYLPHRTWPELSEYFADESLAVVPIGSTEQHGPHLPEGTDHLIAEALAREATDRTGFCCTPPLRIGVSSHHRQFHGTMWVDAPVFRDFVESFSRNLTYHGIDRIVYVNAHGGNVAHLQEVGRRLHEDETAYAIEWMWDESIPGLIEEVFETPGPHGGPKETAMIMHIAEELVRGDRLGDARDGGATFDYDAALVHGARTFYDSIENSPNGVFGDQTDATPEIGERLFEAATDQFVALLEWLDDRPIADLLPERHVPPRSDDDG, encoded by the coding sequence ATGTACCTCCCACACCGGACGTGGCCCGAGCTATCCGAATACTTCGCGGACGAATCGCTCGCAGTCGTCCCGATCGGGTCGACCGAACAGCACGGCCCGCACCTCCCCGAGGGCACCGATCACCTGATCGCCGAGGCGCTCGCGCGCGAAGCGACCGATCGAACCGGCTTCTGCTGTACCCCACCGCTCCGAATCGGCGTCAGTTCGCACCACCGGCAGTTCCACGGCACGATGTGGGTCGACGCGCCGGTCTTCCGCGACTTCGTGGAGAGTTTCTCGCGGAACCTCACCTACCACGGGATCGATCGCATCGTCTACGTCAACGCCCACGGGGGAAACGTCGCACACCTCCAGGAGGTCGGCCGACGGTTACACGAGGACGAGACGGCGTACGCGATCGAGTGGATGTGGGACGAGTCGATCCCGGGCCTGATCGAGGAAGTCTTCGAGACGCCCGGTCCCCACGGCGGCCCGAAGGAGACGGCCATGATCATGCACATCGCCGAGGAACTCGTCCGGGGCGATCGACTCGGGGACGCTCGCGACGGCGGCGCGACCTTCGACTACGACGCGGCACTGGTCCACGGCGCGCGCACGTTCTACGATTCGATCGAGAACAGCCCGAACGGCGTCTTCGGGGACCAGACCGACGCGACGCCCGAGATCGGCGAACGACTGTTCGAGGCCGCGACGGACCAGTTCGTCGCGCTACTGGAGTGGCTCGACGACCGGCCGATCGCCGACCTGCTGCCCGAACGGCACGTGCCACCACGGTCTGACGACGACGGATAG
- a CDS encoding dCTP deaminase: MSAENPLADIVDNLVYEPVQLHERGIDLTVSAIYEVVEPGRIDFGGDELEDADLEPVPTELRDPDDDYGWWTLEGGQYVLQHNEFLTDPDRPLLLQPRNELLARGGTHPTVQVASHLPLIPLTVPGGGLDLKENARVSTLVPFGTGSD; encoded by the coding sequence ATGTCCGCCGAGAATCCGCTTGCCGACATCGTCGACAACCTGGTGTACGAACCGGTACAGCTCCACGAACGGGGGATCGACCTGACGGTCAGCGCGATCTACGAGGTCGTCGAACCCGGTCGGATCGACTTCGGCGGCGACGAACTCGAGGACGCCGACCTCGAACCGGTCCCGACCGAACTCCGGGATCCCGACGACGACTACGGCTGGTGGACCCTCGAGGGGGGCCAGTACGTCCTCCAGCACAACGAGTTCCTCACCGACCCCGATCGGCCGTTGCTCCTCCAGCCGCGGAACGAACTCCTCGCGCGGGGTGGCACCCACCCCACCGTCCAGGTCGCGTCGCATCTCCCCCTGATCCCGCTGACCGTCCCCGGCGGTGGACTCGACCTCAAGGAGAACGCGCGCGTCTCGACGCTCGTCCCGTTCGGGACCGGGAGCGACTGA
- a CDS encoding long-chain-fatty-acid--CoA ligase translates to MPNLVTNVAAAVEEHGDNPAIGFQGDETTYEEFWAQTGAFAAALEERGLGPDDRVAIYLPNVPPFVIAFHGTLRAGGVVVPMNPQYKAREIGHLLGDSEARVVVALADLVPFVKEVQDDTSVEHVVSVGGDAEGATPFEEFLARGAPEIADRDDDDVAVQPYTSGTTGQPKGVQLTHENLASNAAMADQLIPDGIRPDDKQLGVLPLFHIYGMTVVMNSTLFNGGTYYAVPEWDAQEAVSIVEDEELTLMHGVPAMYNDIINQPDAEAFDLSSLRLCGVGGSGIPVEVLRRFEELYEPTIYEGYGLTETSPITHFNSPIEGRRVGSIGKTVPGVDSKVVDENFEEVAPVEEGPIDEDDANLGEITGELVVSGPNVMKGYYGLPEANEEAFTEEDDTRWFHTGDLGYHDEDGFFYVVDREKHMIVTGGYNVYPREVEELLFEHEAVADAAVVGIPDERRGETVKAFVVPTPDADVTSEDIKEYCLTNLAEYKHPREVEFVEELPRTTTGKVQKFKLRDREESRAEAE, encoded by the coding sequence ATGCCAAATCTTGTCACTAACGTCGCGGCAGCCGTCGAAGAGCACGGCGACAACCCGGCGATCGGCTTCCAGGGGGACGAAACCACCTACGAGGAGTTCTGGGCGCAGACGGGCGCGTTCGCCGCCGCACTCGAGGAACGCGGCCTCGGTCCGGACGACCGCGTCGCGATCTACCTGCCGAACGTCCCGCCGTTCGTGATCGCGTTCCACGGGACGCTGCGAGCGGGCGGGGTCGTCGTCCCGATGAACCCGCAGTACAAGGCCCGCGAGATCGGTCACCTGCTCGGTGACAGCGAGGCCAGGGTGGTCGTCGCGCTCGCGGACCTGGTCCCCTTCGTAAAGGAGGTACAGGACGACACGTCGGTCGAACACGTCGTCAGCGTGGGCGGCGACGCCGAGGGCGCGACGCCGTTCGAGGAGTTCCTCGCCCGCGGCGCACCCGAGATCGCCGATCGTGACGACGACGACGTCGCGGTCCAGCCCTACACCAGCGGGACGACCGGGCAGCCGAAGGGCGTCCAGTTGACCCACGAGAACCTCGCCTCGAACGCGGCGATGGCGGATCAGCTTATCCCCGACGGAATCCGCCCGGACGACAAACAGCTCGGGGTCCTGCCGCTCTTTCACATCTACGGGATGACCGTCGTGATGAATTCGACGCTGTTCAACGGCGGCACGTACTACGCGGTCCCCGAGTGGGACGCCCAGGAAGCCGTCTCGATCGTCGAAGACGAGGAGTTGACGCTGATGCACGGCGTCCCGGCGATGTACAACGACATCATCAACCAGCCCGACGCCGAGGCGTTCGACCTCTCCTCGCTGCGTCTCTGTGGCGTCGGCGGCTCCGGCATTCCCGTCGAAGTCCTGCGCCGGTTCGAGGAACTCTACGAGCCGACGATCTACGAGGGGTACGGCCTGACCGAGACGAGCCCGATCACCCACTTCAACAGCCCGATCGAGGGGCGTCGCGTGGGGAGCATCGGCAAGACCGTCCCCGGCGTCGACTCGAAAGTCGTCGACGAGAACTTCGAGGAGGTCGCACCCGTCGAGGAGGGACCGATCGACGAAGACGACGCAAATCTCGGCGAGATCACCGGCGAACTCGTCGTCTCCGGGCCGAACGTGATGAAAGGCTACTACGGCCTGCCCGAGGCCAACGAGGAGGCGTTCACCGAGGAAGACGACACGCGATGGTTCCACACGGGCGATCTGGGCTATCACGACGAGGACGGCTTCTTCTACGTCGTCGATCGCGAGAAGCACATGATCGTCACCGGCGGCTACAACGTCTACCCGCGGGAGGTCGAGGAACTCCTCTTCGAGCACGAAGCCGTCGCCGACGCCGCCGTGGTCGGGATTCCCGACGAGCGCCGCGGCGAGACCGTCAAGGCGTTCGTGGTACCGACCCCCGACGCTGACGTCACGTCCGAGGACATCAAGGAGTACTGCCTGACCAACCTCGCGGAGTACAAGCACCCGCGCGAGGTCGAGTTCGTCGAGGAACTCCCGCGGACGACGACCGGCAAGGTCCAGAAGTTCAAACTCCGCGACCGCGAAGAATCGCGCGCGGAGGCCGAATGA
- a CDS encoding MoaD/ThiS family protein: protein MTTESSIDQRAQQAQTTTVDVRCTGHVRDAVGTHELEYTFEGDRLREFLESFFAEYDVEDMLIAETEAEATAHGWAPVPDELPGTWRKNPEGEQTRPYARVCINGRFNEHYAGFETELEDGDRIALIYPFMFCC, encoded by the coding sequence ATGACGACCGAATCGTCGATCGACCAGCGCGCACAGCAGGCTCAGACGACGACCGTCGACGTCCGGTGTACCGGCCACGTCCGCGACGCCGTCGGTACCCACGAACTCGAGTACACCTTCGAGGGTGACCGCCTCCGGGAGTTCCTCGAATCGTTCTTCGCGGAGTACGACGTCGAGGACATGCTCATCGCTGAAACCGAGGCCGAGGCGACCGCTCACGGCTGGGCACCCGTCCCGGACGAACTGCCGGGCACGTGGCGGAAGAATCCCGAGGGGGAGCAGACTCGCCCGTACGCCCGCGTCTGCATCAACGGCCGGTTCAACGAACACTACGCGGGGTTCGAGACGGAACTCGAGGACGGCGATCGGATCGCGCTGATCTACCCGTTCATGTTCTGTTGCTGA
- a CDS encoding O-methyltransferase produces the protein MVEVLSPAITRFVRAVGPESDETLREMDEYAEREGFPHVGPEVGAFLRFVARLADADRIFEFGSGYGYSAYWFADALPDDGEIVLTEVDEDELDLAREYMRRGGYHDRARYELGDAMETIDRYDGPFEVVLIDHQKHRYADAFEVVRSKVPVGGVVVADNAITAGPIEFERLLELAEGEEPDDVNEHTRGIADYLERATGDPAFETIVVPLGEGIAVSYRIQ, from the coding sequence ATGGTCGAAGTTCTCTCGCCAGCGATCACCCGGTTCGTTCGCGCAGTCGGTCCGGAGTCCGACGAGACGCTCCGCGAGATGGACGAGTACGCCGAACGGGAGGGGTTCCCCCACGTCGGCCCCGAGGTCGGCGCGTTCCTCCGGTTCGTCGCTCGACTGGCCGACGCGGACCGGATTTTCGAGTTCGGCTCCGGCTACGGCTACTCGGCGTACTGGTTCGCCGACGCGCTCCCCGACGACGGCGAGATCGTCCTCACGGAGGTCGACGAGGACGAACTCGACCTCGCCCGCGAGTACATGCGTCGGGGCGGATACCACGATCGCGCCCGGTACGAACTCGGCGACGCGATGGAGACGATCGACCGCTACGACGGTCCCTTCGAAGTCGTCCTGATCGACCACCAGAAACACCGCTACGCGGACGCCTTCGAGGTGGTCCGGTCGAAAGTGCCGGTCGGGGGCGTGGTCGTCGCGGACAACGCGATCACGGCCGGCCCGATCGAGTTCGAGAGACTGCTGGAACTGGCCGAGGGTGAGGAGCCAGACGACGTGAACGAACACACGCGGGGCATCGCGGACTATCTCGAGCGCGCGACCGGTGATCCGGCCTTCGAGACGATCGTGGTACCGCTCGGCGAGGGGATCGCAGTGAGTTATCGGATCCAGTGA
- a CDS encoding cation:proton antiporter codes for MAIELYDVGLVVIGVTLFGVAVLPRFVSDRAISMPIFFVGLGMLVFGAPIGLPPPDPLEQGTTTEHLAELGVIVALMGVGLKIDRVPALRAWASTWRLLAITMPLSIVGAALLGWWSGLVIPTAILLGACIAPTDPVLASEVQVRGPGMGTEAEPLEEAAGKQDEVRFALTSEAGLNDGLAFPFTNLAIAVALVGLAPGNWLGEWLVVDVGYRIVVGVIFGVVLGYLTARAVFATEPDTPVAESVQGLEAVAGTLLVYGATELAGGYGFIAVFVAALVVRHYERSHEYNRSLHEVSEFAEQVMMALIMLFFGGAIVGGLLEPLTTEAIVASIAIVFVVRPLAGAAGFLGFDRDPAERATIAFFGVRGIGSFYYLAHGLNEAAFPDADLLWATVGAVVLVSIVVHGITATPAVRWLETRAE; via the coding sequence ATGGCGATCGAGTTGTACGACGTCGGCCTGGTCGTGATCGGTGTCACGCTATTCGGCGTCGCCGTCCTCCCGCGGTTCGTCTCCGACCGCGCGATTTCGATGCCGATCTTCTTCGTCGGTCTCGGCATGCTCGTGTTCGGGGCCCCGATCGGACTCCCGCCGCCGGATCCGTTAGAGCAGGGGACGACGACGGAGCACCTCGCGGAACTGGGCGTCATCGTCGCCCTGATGGGCGTCGGGCTGAAGATCGACCGCGTGCCCGCCCTGCGCGCGTGGGCGTCGACGTGGCGATTGCTCGCGATCACGATGCCGCTGTCGATCGTCGGGGCGGCGCTGCTGGGCTGGTGGAGCGGTCTCGTGATCCCGACCGCGATCCTGCTGGGCGCGTGTATCGCGCCGACCGACCCGGTGCTCGCGTCGGAAGTCCAGGTCCGCGGTCCGGGGATGGGCACCGAGGCGGAACCGCTGGAGGAGGCCGCCGGAAAGCAAGACGAGGTCCGGTTCGCGCTCACGTCCGAGGCGGGGTTGAACGACGGGCTGGCCTTCCCGTTTACGAACCTGGCGATCGCGGTCGCTCTCGTCGGCCTCGCGCCCGGCAACTGGCTCGGCGAGTGGCTCGTCGTCGACGTCGGCTACCGGATCGTCGTCGGCGTGATCTTCGGCGTCGTCCTCGGCTACCTGACCGCCCGCGCCGTCTTCGCGACGGAACCGGACACGCCCGTCGCGGAGTCGGTCCAGGGACTCGAGGCGGTCGCCGGAACCCTGCTCGTCTACGGGGCGACCGAACTCGCGGGGGGCTACGGGTTCATCGCGGTCTTCGTCGCGGCGCTCGTGGTCCGACACTACGAGCGCTCACACGAGTACAACCGATCGCTCCACGAAGTAAGCGAGTTCGCCGAACAGGTGATGATGGCCCTCATCATGCTGTTCTTCGGCGGCGCGATCGTCGGCGGGCTCCTCGAACCGCTCACGACGGAGGCGATCGTCGCGTCGATCGCGATCGTGTTCGTCGTCCGCCCCCTCGCAGGAGCGGCGGGGTTTCTCGGGTTCGATCGCGATCCCGCCGAACGTGCGACGATCGCCTTTTTCGGGGTGCGGGGGATCGGCTCGTTCTACTACCTCGCACACGGGCTGAACGAGGCCGCGTTCCCCGACGCCGACTTGCTGTGGGCCACCGTCGGAGCGGTCGTCCTCGTCTCGATCGTCGTCCACGGGATCACCGCCACGCCGGCGGTCCGCTGGCTCGAGACGCGGGCGGAGTAG
- a CDS encoding mechanosensitive ion channel family protein, producing the protein MLQPHPAQAQVPEWLQDPVAELVTFLPRLVGALVILLVGWIIGRVAAGVVRRLADGIELDRMVLETPLGRILGGTEQAVSSAFGSLAKWFVYALAFLAAANALAIATLSEWISTAVSYLPSFIAGLLVIVLGFVVADFIGDVIERTQAATESAYAGWFANGARMFLYFTAIVIGLDTMGIDVGILYVFARALAWGLAAAVAIGAGVAFGWGGKDYVADNIDNWMGRTSNMTPEEGSTGGRSNADERSRSSQTRSTDREPGSEPGPGPSDDD; encoded by the coding sequence ATGCTACAGCCACATCCCGCACAAGCGCAGGTACCCGAATGGCTTCAGGATCCCGTCGCGGAACTCGTGACGTTCCTGCCACGCCTCGTCGGCGCGCTCGTGATCCTCCTCGTCGGATGGATCATCGGCCGCGTCGCCGCGGGCGTCGTCCGACGCCTCGCCGACGGTATCGAACTCGATCGGATGGTCCTCGAGACGCCGCTGGGCCGCATACTCGGCGGCACCGAACAGGCCGTCTCCAGCGCGTTCGGATCGCTCGCGAAGTGGTTCGTCTACGCGCTCGCGTTCCTGGCGGCAGCGAACGCCCTCGCGATCGCGACGCTGTCTGAGTGGATCTCGACGGCCGTCTCGTACCTACCGTCGTTCATCGCCGGCCTGCTCGTCATCGTCCTCGGCTTCGTCGTCGCCGACTTCATCGGTGACGTCATCGAGCGAACGCAGGCGGCGACGGAATCCGCCTACGCCGGCTGGTTCGCCAACGGCGCCCGGATGTTCCTTTACTTCACGGCGATCGTCATCGGTCTCGACACGATGGGAATCGACGTCGGTATCCTCTACGTCTTCGCACGAGCGCTCGCGTGGGGACTCGCCGCGGCCGTCGCCATCGGCGCCGGCGTCGCGTTCGGCTGGGGTGGCAAGGACTACGTCGCCGACAACATCGACAACTGGATGGGGCGCACGTCGAACATGACTCCGGAAGAAGGGTCTACCGGCGGCCGATCGAACGCGGACGAGCGGTCCCGCAGCAGCCAGACGCGCAGCACCGACCGCGAACCCGGCTCCGAACCCGGCCCCGGTCCGAGCGACGACGACTGA
- a CDS encoding amidase, which produces MDDDLLDETIERVADRYGITIADGDRQAHRETIRTLAATAEAFEVEPPASDEPDDVRTGDDRYNAFRKRFDLPPTAPDGPLAGLAVAVKENTVVAGVETTCGSPGFSYAPPYSATVVERLRGAGASIVGTTNMDEFAYFTTGETCAHGRIENPAADGCVPGGSSSGSGAAVAGGLVDAALGTDTAGSIRIPASFCGVVGVKPTHRLVSRFGVVDLSPSLDHVGPLATDVETAANVMDAIAGPDIADPSTHATPAGHTRSSFPAALDAGVDDLTLGVVEESMALATDDVRRAVEVTLDDLSSAGATIDRVSIDGYDLVGAAAGTLIGAEFAAFVGGDGVQYGLGTGTTKPLREALADATDDCEFGENVCEQLLYNGTLNEALAGRHYVAAADFRRRFTATVREQFLDVDALLTPTTPTTAPEFGAVQGMDGLLRTMANTAPFNLTGSPAVSVPRTVVDGDADAEGGKPVGIQIVADWHDESTALRVARAVESTD; this is translated from the coding sequence ATGGACGACGATCTCCTCGACGAGACGATCGAGCGGGTCGCCGATCGGTACGGGATCACGATCGCCGACGGCGACCGGCAGGCACACCGCGAGACTATCCGGACCCTCGCCGCGACTGCGGAGGCGTTCGAAGTGGAACCGCCCGCCAGTGACGAACCTGACGACGTCCGGACGGGGGACGATCGATACAACGCCTTCCGGAAGCGGTTCGACCTCCCGCCGACCGCGCCGGACGGCCCGCTCGCCGGACTCGCCGTCGCGGTCAAGGAGAACACGGTCGTCGCCGGCGTCGAGACCACGTGTGGATCGCCCGGCTTCTCGTACGCGCCGCCGTACAGCGCGACGGTCGTCGAACGGCTTCGCGGAGCGGGGGCGTCGATCGTCGGGACGACGAACATGGACGAATTCGCCTACTTCACGACGGGCGAGACCTGCGCCCACGGGCGGATCGAGAACCCCGCCGCCGACGGCTGCGTGCCGGGTGGCTCCTCGAGCGGCAGCGGCGCGGCGGTCGCGGGCGGGCTGGTCGACGCCGCGCTCGGAACCGACACCGCCGGGTCGATCCGGATCCCCGCCTCGTTCTGTGGCGTCGTCGGCGTCAAACCGACCCACCGACTCGTCTCCCGGTTCGGCGTCGTCGACCTGTCGCCGTCGCTCGATCACGTCGGGCCGCTCGCGACCGACGTCGAGACCGCGGCGAACGTGATGGACGCGATCGCGGGGCCGGACATCGCGGATCCGTCGACCCACGCGACGCCGGCCGGCCACACCCGGTCGTCGTTCCCGGCGGCGCTCGACGCGGGCGTCGACGACCTGACGCTCGGCGTCGTCGAGGAGTCGATGGCACTGGCGACCGACGACGTTCGCCGTGCGGTCGAGGTCACTCTCGACGACCTGTCGTCGGCCGGCGCGACGATCGATCGGGTCTCGATCGACGGCTACGATCTCGTCGGCGCGGCGGCGGGTACGCTCATCGGAGCCGAGTTCGCCGCGTTCGTCGGCGGCGACGGCGTCCAGTACGGGCTCGGAACGGGGACGACGAAGCCCCTCCGCGAGGCGCTCGCCGACGCGACCGACGACTGCGAGTTCGGCGAGAACGTCTGCGAACAACTGCTCTACAACGGCACGCTCAACGAGGCGCTCGCGGGCCGCCACTACGTCGCAGCCGCGGATTTCCGGCGACGGTTCACGGCGACGGTTCGCGAGCAGTTCCTGGACGTCGACGCGTTGCTCACCCCGACGACGCCCACGACGGCACCCGAATTCGGCGCGGTGCAGGGAATGGACGGATTGCTGCGAACGATGGCGAACACCGCGCCGTTCAACCTGACCGGATCGCCGGCCGTCTCCGTGCCGCGTACGGTGGTCGACGGCGACGCGGACGCCGAGGGCGGGAAGCCGGTCGGAATCCAGATCGTCGCGGACTGGCACGACGAATCGACGGCGCTGCGTGTGGCGCGTGCGGTCGAATCGACGGACTAG
- a CDS encoding CGCGG family rSAM-modified RiPP protein, whose translation MTEDVADVEPVTRREHDASWSANLEKPRHVDDRDLVIDQARDAIAATAAGYHVNLVTHGDHGHPESYLWDELEATFDGIEVEYVDRCGCGGHVTRVHVESA comes from the coding sequence ATGACCGAAGACGTCGCGGACGTCGAACCCGTGACCCGGCGCGAGCACGACGCCTCGTGGTCCGCGAACCTCGAGAAACCCCGCCACGTCGACGATCGCGACCTCGTAATCGACCAGGCCAGGGACGCGATCGCGGCCACCGCGGCTGGCTACCACGTCAACCTCGTCACCCACGGCGACCACGGCCACCCCGAGTCGTACCTGTGGGACGAACTCGAGGCGACGTTCGACGGGATCGAGGTAGAGTACGTCGATCGGTGCGGCTGTGGCGGCCACGTCACGCGAGTCCACGTCGAGTCGGCCTGA
- a CDS encoding DUF1467 domain-containing protein, with protein sequence MTRPFSPPWSPLLVGSVAAVALGVAINAGLDSPYRLAPALLLTALGIAGVTNAARDYTPDRLRLATKRWWVLAFVAFLPYGLVAAPESESAAAVGDAVAGPLATLALESIAGAVICCAVAITVLYGFATYGIHPGRPSPEERVLDD encoded by the coding sequence ATGACCCGCCCGTTTTCGCCACCCTGGTCGCCGCTGCTCGTCGGTTCCGTCGCCGCCGTGGCCCTCGGCGTCGCGATTAATGCCGGATTGGATTCGCCGTATCGTCTGGCCCCGGCGCTGCTGCTGACCGCCCTCGGCATCGCTGGCGTAACGAACGCTGCCCGCGACTACACTCCCGATCGACTCCGTCTCGCGACGAAACGCTGGTGGGTCCTCGCGTTCGTCGCCTTCCTTCCGTACGGGCTGGTGGCGGCTCCCGAGAGCGAATCGGCCGCGGCCGTCGGCGACGCGGTCGCCGGGCCGCTCGCGACGCTCGCACTCGAGTCGATCGCCGGTGCCGTGATCTGCTGTGCCGTGGCGATAACGGTCCTCTACGGCTTCGCCACGTACGGGATCCATCCGGGGCGTCCCTCCCCTGAGGAACGCGTCCTCGACGACTGA
- a CDS encoding enoyl-CoA hydratase-related protein — protein MALGDAVQLEIEDDGVATITLDQPDRRNALSAAIGAGIVEALDEIEESDARCVVVEGSGGSFSAGGDVEAMIEGIQGDVPIDERVRHLERTTNETMARLVTFPLPTIALVDGPAVGAGANLALACDVQFATEDAAFGFVFRQVGLSVDAGTSYLLPRVVGENVAQELVLTGDIVGADRAEELGLVNHVYGDDEFDERVDEFVETIVSGPPVALRQTNRLIREGLDKSIEQALIDEATAQGIVFGTDDHEEGVTAFFEDRDPEFEGR, from the coding sequence ATGGCACTCGGTGACGCGGTGCAACTCGAGATCGAGGACGACGGGGTCGCGACGATCACGCTCGACCAGCCCGATCGCCGGAACGCGCTCTCGGCGGCGATCGGCGCGGGCATCGTAGAGGCACTCGACGAGATCGAAGAGAGCGACGCTCGCTGCGTCGTCGTCGAGGGCTCCGGCGGTTCGTTCTCCGCCGGCGGCGACGTCGAGGCGATGATCGAGGGCATCCAGGGGGACGTGCCGATCGACGAACGGGTCCGTCACCTCGAACGGACGACCAACGAGACGATGGCGCGACTCGTCACGTTCCCGCTGCCGACGATCGCGCTCGTCGACGGCCCGGCGGTCGGCGCGGGTGCGAACCTCGCGCTGGCCTGCGACGTCCAGTTCGCGACCGAGGACGCCGCGTTCGGGTTCGTCTTCCGGCAGGTCGGTTTGAGCGTCGACGCCGGCACGTCCTACCTCCTCCCGCGGGTCGTCGGCGAGAACGTCGCCCAGGAACTGGTCCTGACGGGCGACATCGTCGGCGCGGACCGGGCCGAGGAACTCGGCCTCGTCAACCACGTCTACGGCGACGACGAGTTCGACGAGCGGGTCGACGAGTTCGTCGAAACGATCGTCTCCGGCCCGCCGGTGGCACTGCGGCAGACGAACCGCCTGATTCGTGAGGGTCTCGACAAGTCCATCGAGCAGGCCCTGATCGACGAGGCGACCGCACAGGGGATCGTCTTCGGGACCGACGATCACGAGGAGGGCGTCACCGCATTCTTCGAGGACCGCGATCCGGAGTTCGAAGGCCGGTAG